TGGTTAGCGACCTTGCTCTTATCTTCGCCAATATTCGGGATGTCGTCGATGAACTTCTGCTGAGGATACAGTCGTCGCAGGGCATCTAGGATGTCGTTCCACGAATAGGGGTGTGCAAATGCGAAGAGTCGCTCATTCTGTACATCCGGATAAATTAGAGCAGCGACATGAACAAGTGCGTCATCCTGGACATTGATATAGTACTGTGGCGGGTTGTACTTGAGcttctccccttcctcgCCCGGGAATCCATCCCATACAGCCTTGACCCAGCCGCCGCTGCTGGGATAGCCCTGATTTTCGGGGGAGAGAATGGTGCCCATGTTGACATTCGGGAGTACAGTGTTCAGGACGAAGTCCGGCTTCTTATCCTCCATGAACTTCCACGCGGCTTGTTCAGCTTGTGTTTTAGTGGCAGAGTAGACATCCAGGCGTCGCTGCAACCCTTCGTAAGGAGGGGGTGCCCAGGCAGCTTTGACAGCTGTTTCATTCCAAGTCTTCTCATCCATAGTGAACACCTTGTTCGGCTGTGGACTGGCGGCTGCTGTCGAAGACGAGGTGATAACAACACGGCGCACCAAGGGCTCGGCCGCGGCAGAGGCCAGCACGTTGACGGTTCCGTTGACGACCATAGGAACGGCGATATTGGGGTCGTGAAACTGCCTCACAGGTGTTGCCACGTGGGCTATACCAGCTGCGCCCTTGACGACCTCGTCGAACGCACCTTCATGGGACATATCAGGAACTTCGGCGAGAGAGAATCGTCCCGGGCCATATTTTGCACTGAAGTAATCATTCAACCACGAGTTTTTCGCGATGTTTCTCACAGTGCCTCGGACATTGTACCCGTGTTGGAGTAGCTGATCGACCACATGGCTGCCAATAAAGCCATTAGCTCCCGTCACGACGACGAGGGAGCCCTTTGGGATAACCAGATCATCAGAAGACATTATCGTACAAGGTTGGTTTGAGATACGGAGGGACGTTGATGTTCTGTTCAAAGTGCGGCGGATGCAACGGCATTTATGTACACTTTTCTATATGTGTAGATCTTTGAAGATTAACAATAGAAGCGTATCACTTACCTGGCTTTTATCATCAAGGAACAATGTCGAAACATGTCATTGAGTACGTAAGATGTCATGCTATCAACCAGCGATCAGAAAGTCTCCTATTGGTGCTATCACGTTTTGAGTTGTAACGGTAACGGTCAGTATGTGGTCGATCTTGTCAGCCAAAACCGCTTGAAGCCCTCGACGCCCCTTACGGAAATAGCAATGTACCCAATGACGGTCACTGCCTACTTCTAGAACCAATTTCTAGATGGTAAACTTGATCCAGAAAATGCTACTAGACCCTGATAAAAAGTCTCCGTGTTGAAGATTATATATCGGGGTATCTGTCTAGAGGCGACGACAAAGCTCTGTAAATATCATATAGAAAATGT
This Aspergillus flavus chromosome 1, complete sequence DNA region includes the following protein-coding sequences:
- a CDS encoding flavonol reductase — its product is MSSDDLVIPKGSLVVVTGANGFIGSHVVDQLLQHGYNVRGTVRNIAKNSWLNDYFSAKYGPGRFSLAEVPDMSHEGAFDEVVKGAAGIAHVATPVRQFHDPNIAVPMVVNGTVNVLASAAAEPLVRRVVITSSSTAAASPQPNKVFTMDEKTWNETAVKAAWAPPPYEGLQRRLDVYSATKTQAEQAAWKFMEDKKPDFVLNTVLPNVNMGTILSPENQGYPSSGGWVKAVWDGFPGEEGEKLKYNPPQYYINVQDDALVHVAALIYPDVQNERLFAFAHPYSWNDILDALRRLYPQQKFIDDIPNIGEDKSKVANQRAEELLKRVSGLPAWTSLEQSVHDATKAWV